A part of Streptomyces sp. NBC_01210 genomic DNA contains:
- the argS gene encoding arginine--tRNA ligase has translation MASVPSLASTVQQRLADALSAALPEAGSADPLLRRSDRADFQANGILALAKKLKGNPRELAAKVVGGLSTGDLIEEIEVSGPGFLNITLTDEAIVKTLAARATDDRLGVPYAQNPGTTVIDYAQPNVAKEMHVGHLRSAVIGDAMVQILEFAGEKVIRRHHIGDWGTQYGMLIQYLIEHPHELDHEGAEEVTGEEAMSSLNRIYKASRALFDSDEAFKDRARNRVVDLQAGDPETRAHWQRFVDESKIYFYSVFNKLDMEIHDADIVGESGYNDMLDETCRLLEESGVAVRSEGALCVFFDDVKGPDGNPTPLIVRKSNGGYGYAATDLSAIRDRVQNLKANTLIYVVDARQSLHFKMVFETARRAGWLNDEVKAVQLAFGTVLGKDGKPFKTREGETVRLVDLLDEAVERATAVVREKDVQKQLTEEEIAERGTQVGIGAIKYADLSTSAARDYKFDLDQMVSLNGDTSVYLQYAYARIQSILRKAGEVKPAAHPVLELAAAERALGLHLDQFGETLAEVAGSYEPHKLAAYLYQLASLFTTFYDQCPVIKPAPAREVAENRLLLCDMTARTLHQGMALLGIRTPERL, from the coding sequence ATGGCCTCGGTCCCTTCCCTCGCTTCGACCGTGCAGCAGCGCCTCGCGGACGCCCTCTCGGCAGCTCTGCCGGAGGCCGGTTCCGCCGACCCCCTGCTGCGACGTAGCGACCGGGCCGACTTCCAGGCCAACGGCATCCTGGCGCTCGCCAAGAAGCTGAAGGGCAACCCGCGCGAGCTGGCGGCCAAGGTCGTCGGGGGCCTGTCCACCGGTGACCTGATCGAGGAGATCGAGGTCTCGGGCCCCGGATTCCTCAACATCACGCTCACCGACGAGGCGATCGTGAAGACCCTCGCCGCGCGCGCCACCGACGACCGGCTCGGCGTCCCGTACGCGCAGAACCCGGGCACCACGGTCATCGACTACGCCCAGCCGAACGTGGCCAAGGAGATGCACGTCGGCCACCTGCGCTCCGCGGTGATCGGCGACGCGATGGTCCAGATCCTGGAGTTCGCGGGCGAGAAGGTGATCAGGCGCCACCACATCGGCGACTGGGGCACCCAGTACGGCATGCTCATCCAGTACCTGATCGAGCACCCGCACGAGCTGGACCACGAGGGCGCCGAGGAGGTCACCGGCGAGGAGGCCATGTCCTCCCTGAACCGCATCTACAAGGCTTCGCGCGCGCTCTTCGACTCCGACGAGGCGTTCAAGGACCGCGCCCGCAACCGGGTGGTGGACCTGCAGGCCGGGGACCCCGAGACGCGTGCCCACTGGCAGCGGTTCGTCGACGAGTCGAAGATCTACTTCTACTCGGTCTTCAACAAGCTCGACATGGAGATCCACGACGCCGACATCGTCGGCGAGTCCGGCTACAACGACATGCTCGACGAGACCTGCCGCCTCCTGGAGGAGTCGGGCGTGGCGGTCCGCTCGGAGGGTGCACTGTGCGTCTTCTTCGACGATGTGAAGGGACCGGACGGCAACCCGACCCCGCTCATCGTCAGGAAGAGCAACGGCGGTTACGGCTACGCGGCCACCGACCTCTCCGCCATCCGCGACCGGGTGCAGAACCTCAAGGCGAACACGCTCATCTACGTCGTGGACGCCCGGCAGTCCCTGCACTTCAAGATGGTCTTCGAGACCGCGCGCCGGGCGGGCTGGCTGAACGACGAGGTCAAGGCCGTCCAGCTGGCGTTCGGCACGGTGCTCGGCAAGGACGGCAAGCCGTTCAAGACCCGTGAGGGCGAGACGGTACGGCTGGTGGACCTGCTGGACGAGGCGGTGGAGCGGGCGACGGCGGTCGTGCGCGAGAAGGACGTCCAGAAGCAGCTCACCGAGGAGGAGATCGCGGAGCGCGGTACGCAGGTGGGCATCGGCGCGATCAAGTACGCCGACCTGTCGACTTCGGCGGCGCGGGACTACAAGTTCGACCTCGACCAGATGGTGTCGCTGAACGGCGACACGTCCGTGTACCTGCAGTACGCGTACGCCCGTATCCAGTCGATCCTCCGGAAGGCGGGCGAGGTCAAGCCGGCCGCGCACCCGGTGCTCGAACTGGCCGCGGCGGAGCGGGCGTTGGGTCTGCACCTGGACCAGTTCGGCGAGACGCTGGCGGAGGTCGCGGGCTCGTACGAGCCGCACAAGCTGGCCGCGTACCTCTACCAGCTGGCGTCGCTGTTCACGACGTTCTACGACCAGTGCCCGGTCATCAAGCCCGCGCCTGCGCGTGAGGTCGCCGAGAACCGCCTGTTGCTCTGCGACATGACGGCCCGCACGCTCCACCAGGGCATGGCGCTTCTCGGCATCCGCACCCCCGAGCGTCTCTGA
- a CDS encoding DUF3558 family protein: MHRSAPRLTRILACAAVPVMLVVAGCSSDSASDSKKDSSSSASSPDAQKQKPATVAPAKYSKLPEPCKTISAKTIEQLVPETKVKSGTAGNSTDTANRGSCSWNGLDDNGVKGSQYRWLDVSFLRYASESSLGVSGEKRAEDSYAKEISKAKSTEGAKNVRSSPATGVGEAATAVGYELKKTGEDFTYATIVARTGNVVITLTYNGTGYAGAKSPSASDLMKDAVTAAKEAVASVTAANK, encoded by the coding sequence ATGCACCGTTCAGCCCCGCGACTCACCCGCATACTCGCCTGCGCAGCCGTCCCGGTGATGCTTGTCGTCGCCGGCTGCTCGTCGGACTCCGCCAGCGACAGCAAGAAGGACTCGTCCTCCTCCGCCTCCTCCCCGGATGCGCAGAAGCAGAAGCCGGCGACCGTCGCACCCGCGAAGTACTCCAAGCTTCCCGAGCCCTGCAAGACGATCTCCGCGAAGACGATCGAGCAGCTGGTGCCGGAGACCAAGGTCAAGTCGGGCACCGCCGGCAACTCCACGGACACCGCCAACCGCGGCAGCTGCTCCTGGAACGGTCTGGATGACAACGGCGTCAAGGGCTCGCAGTACCGCTGGCTCGATGTCTCCTTCCTCCGGTACGCGTCCGAGTCGTCCCTCGGTGTCAGCGGCGAGAAGCGCGCCGAGGACAGCTACGCCAAGGAGATCTCCAAGGCGAAATCCACGGAGGGCGCCAAGAACGTGCGGAGCTCGCCCGCGACCGGCGTCGGCGAAGCGGCGACGGCCGTCGGCTACGAGCTGAAGAAGACCGGCGAGGACTTCACGTACGCGACGATCGTGGCGCGCACCGGCAATGTCGTGATCACGCTCACCTACAACGGCACCGGCTACGCGGGCGCAAAGAGCCCGTCCGCCTCCGACCTGATGAAGGACGCCGTGACGGCTGCGAAGGAGGCTGTGGCCTCGGTCACCGCCGCCAACAAGTAG
- the lysS gene encoding lysine--tRNA ligase — translation MPIVAQSSTETDWVSRFADEVIAESERRAPGKPVVVASGLSPSGPIHLGNLREVMTPHLVADEIRQRGHEVRHLISWDDYDRYRKVPAGVPGVDDSWGEHIGKPLTSVPAPAGSAHPNWAEHFKAAMVEALAELGVEYDGISQTEQYTSGVYREQVLHAMKNRGKIDAILDQYRTKKAPAKKSQKPVDEAELEAAEGSGAAAEDDGSGGAGGYFPYKPYCGQCEKDLTTVISYDDATTELVYTCTACGFGETVRLSEFNRGKLVWKVDWPMRWAYEGVIFEPSGVDHSSPGSSFVVGGQIVREIFDGVQPIGPMYAFVGISGMAKMSSSRGGVPTPADALKIMEAPLLRWLYARRKPNQSFKIAFDQEIQRLYDEWDKLEAKVADGSALPADAAAHSRAARTAAGELPRTPRPLPYRTLASVVDITAGHDEQTIRILSDLDPANPLASLDEARPRLDRAENWITTQVPADQRTLVREEPDTELLGSLDDQGRESLRLLLEGLDTHWSLDGLTTLVYGVPKVLAGLEPDAKPTPELKAAQRSFFALLYHLLVGKDTGPRLPTLLLAVGAERVRKLLGA, via the coding sequence GTGCCGATCGTGGCTCAGAGCAGCACCGAGACCGACTGGGTCTCCCGTTTCGCGGACGAGGTCATCGCCGAGTCGGAGCGACGTGCGCCTGGCAAACCGGTCGTCGTCGCGTCCGGTCTGTCGCCGTCCGGCCCGATTCACCTGGGCAATCTCCGTGAAGTGATGACCCCGCACCTGGTCGCGGACGAGATCCGGCAGCGCGGGCACGAGGTCCGGCATCTGATCTCCTGGGACGACTACGACCGGTACCGCAAGGTGCCGGCCGGGGTCCCCGGCGTGGACGACTCGTGGGGCGAGCACATCGGCAAGCCGCTCACCTCGGTGCCCGCACCGGCCGGGTCGGCGCACCCGAACTGGGCCGAGCACTTCAAGGCCGCGATGGTCGAGGCGCTGGCCGAGCTGGGTGTCGAGTACGACGGCATCAGCCAGACCGAGCAGTACACCTCGGGTGTCTACCGCGAGCAGGTCCTGCACGCGATGAAGAACCGGGGCAAGATCGACGCGATCCTCGACCAGTACCGGACCAAGAAGGCTCCCGCGAAGAAGTCGCAGAAGCCGGTGGACGAGGCGGAGCTGGAGGCGGCGGAGGGTTCCGGCGCGGCCGCCGAGGACGACGGCAGCGGCGGTGCCGGCGGCTACTTCCCGTACAAGCCGTACTGCGGCCAGTGCGAGAAGGACCTGACCACCGTGATCTCGTACGACGACGCGACGACCGAGCTGGTGTACACCTGCACGGCCTGCGGCTTCGGCGAGACCGTGCGGCTGAGCGAGTTCAACCGCGGCAAGCTGGTCTGGAAGGTCGACTGGCCGATGCGCTGGGCGTACGAGGGCGTGATCTTCGAGCCGAGCGGTGTCGACCACTCCTCGCCGGGATCCTCGTTCGTCGTCGGCGGGCAGATCGTGCGCGAGATCTTTGACGGCGTCCAGCCGATCGGTCCGATGTACGCGTTCGTGGGAATCTCCGGGATGGCGAAGATGTCGTCGTCCCGGGGCGGTGTGCCGACGCCGGCCGATGCGCTGAAGATCATGGAGGCGCCGCTGCTGCGCTGGCTGTACGCGCGCCGCAAGCCGAACCAGTCCTTCAAGATCGCCTTCGACCAGGAGATCCAGCGGCTGTACGACGAGTGGGACAAGCTGGAGGCCAAGGTCGCGGACGGGTCCGCGCTGCCGGCGGACGCCGCGGCGCACTCGCGGGCCGCGCGGACGGCCGCGGGTGAGCTGCCGCGTACGCCGCGCCCCCTGCCGTATCGGACGCTCGCCTCTGTCGTCGACATCACGGCGGGGCACGACGAGCAGACGATCCGGATCCTGAGCGACCTGGACCCGGCGAACCCGCTGGCCTCGCTGGACGAGGCCCGGCCGCGGCTGGACCGCGCCGAGAACTGGATCACCACCCAGGTCCCGGCCGACCAGCGCACCCTGGTCCGCGAGGAGCCGGACACGGAGCTGCTCGGCTCGCTGGACGACCAGGGGCGCGAGTCGCTGCGGCTGCTCCTGGAGGGGCTGGACACGCACTGGTCGCTGGACGGTCTGACGACGCTGGTCTACGGCGTGCCGAAGGTGCTGGCGGGGCTGGAGCCCGACGCCAAGCCGACGCCGGAGCTGAAGGCCGCGCAGCGGTCCTTCTTCGCGCTGCTCTACCACCTGCTGGTCGGCAAGGACACCGGGCCGCGACTGCCGACGCTGCTGCTGGCGGTGGGGGCGGAGCGGGTGCGCAAGCTGCTCGGCGCATAG
- a CDS encoding DUF2637 domain-containing protein, which produces MAAMQLTRTHRILIGLVVAGAVIIAAIGFAGSYAAVRELAVRKGFGNFSLVFPIGIDAGICVLLALDLLLTWLRIPFPLLRQTAWLLTVATIAFNGAASWPDPLGVGMHAVIPILFVVSVEAARHAVGRIADITADKHMEGVRLTRWLLSPIPTFKLWRRMKLWELRSYEQVIKLEQDRLIYQARLQARFGRAWRRKAPVESLMPLRLAKYGVPLAETAAAGLAAAGIEPALLPPAPAPQPQLPRAQGQEPGGQEWPQEHEEYEEYEEYEQYDGQGRIPGDQGQVQGQGDQQYAEQQYPQENHESPWFAAPQVPQDAYESAFNPTYVEGLEPTPVRVPAGPGRTRPLGGVVPGQRTDDRTQAQYAEPGPAAGQEPPAEEYADPESEAEELPVSGLPDDLTREEAYFNAFRKYVSEHGDFPNARQFGLYLMDLYGITGRTGGPLSESSLRGYLRDFRYRYQTELDADADAEHIA; this is translated from the coding sequence GTGGCCGCGATGCAGCTGACACGCACGCACCGCATACTCATCGGGCTCGTCGTCGCAGGCGCGGTGATCATCGCCGCGATCGGCTTCGCGGGGTCGTACGCCGCCGTGCGCGAGCTCGCCGTGAGGAAGGGCTTCGGCAACTTCTCTCTCGTCTTCCCGATCGGCATCGACGCGGGTATCTGCGTCCTCCTCGCCCTGGATCTGCTGCTGACCTGGCTGCGCATCCCCTTCCCGCTGCTGCGCCAGACGGCCTGGCTGCTCACCGTCGCCACCATCGCCTTCAACGGCGCGGCGTCCTGGCCCGACCCGCTCGGCGTCGGCATGCACGCGGTGATTCCGATCCTGTTCGTCGTCTCGGTCGAGGCGGCGCGGCATGCGGTGGGCCGGATCGCGGACATCACGGCCGACAAGCACATGGAGGGTGTACGTCTCACCCGCTGGCTGCTGTCCCCGATACCCACGTTCAAACTGTGGCGCCGGATGAAGCTGTGGGAGCTGCGCAGTTATGAGCAGGTCATCAAGCTCGAGCAGGACCGGCTGATCTACCAGGCCCGCCTTCAGGCCCGCTTCGGACGGGCGTGGCGCCGCAAGGCACCGGTGGAGTCGCTGATGCCGCTGCGCCTCGCGAAGTACGGCGTACCCCTGGCGGAGACGGCTGCCGCCGGGCTGGCCGCGGCGGGCATCGAGCCGGCGCTGCTCCCGCCGGCCCCGGCACCGCAGCCCCAGCTGCCGCGGGCGCAGGGCCAGGAGCCCGGCGGCCAGGAGTGGCCCCAGGAGCACGAGGAATACGAGGAATACGAGGAATACGAGCAGTACGACGGCCAGGGCCGGATCCCGGGTGACCAGGGTCAGGTCCAGGGCCAAGGAGACCAGCAGTACGCGGAGCAGCAGTACCCGCAGGAGAACCACGAGAGCCCCTGGTTCGCGGCTCCGCAGGTGCCGCAGGACGCGTACGAGAGTGCGTTCAACCCGACGTACGTCGAGGGCCTGGAGCCCACCCCGGTGCGCGTCCCGGCAGGCCCCGGCCGCACCCGCCCCCTCGGCGGCGTCGTCCCCGGCCAGCGCACGGACGACCGGACCCAGGCCCAGTACGCCGAGCCCGGCCCGGCCGCCGGGCAGGAGCCGCCGGCCGAGGAGTACGCCGACCCGGAGTCGGAGGCCGAGGAACTTCCGGTGTCCGGTCTGCCCGACGACCTCACGCGTGAGGAGGCGTACTTCAACGCCTTCCGCAAGTACGTCAGCGAGCACGGCGACTTCCCGAACGCCCGGCAGTTCGGCCTCTATCTGATGGACCTGTACGGCATCACCGGCCGCACCGGCGGCCCGCTGAGCGAGAGCTCACTCAGGGGCTATCTGCGGGACTTTCGCTACCGCTACCAGACGGAACTGGACGCGGACGCGGACGCGGAACACATCGCGTAA
- a CDS encoding DUF3558 domain-containing protein, with protein MQRKAYVPGLAALLVALVAGCTAGTGTDGSATDSKAGGAKSSAAPPGKYRTLREPCRSVERSTLKDLLPGAAELPEEQQQNVYRGTAAVTYDTDRRVGCSWKADAPYASHHLTVDFERVVSYDGAVSDEDRAQEVFAEKQAGAQLPVAVDPRDEKGQESTAPTASPTKSTTPATPAAPTTSTAPATPPTTPSTPAGTGTPSGTGTADGLEPRVLENLGDAAFLDDVLTGAGAGSTAQRRTVSVVFRTSNVIVTIVYAEQAAVTTEVPDSKELQEKAQSLARGLVEQFTG; from the coding sequence TCGTCGCCGGCTGCACCGCCGGCACCGGCACCGACGGCTCCGCCACCGACTCCAAGGCGGGCGGGGCCAAGTCCTCCGCCGCGCCCCCGGGTAAGTACCGCACCCTCCGCGAGCCCTGCCGCTCCGTCGAGCGCTCCACCCTCAAGGACCTGCTGCCCGGTGCCGCCGAGCTGCCCGAGGAACAGCAGCAGAACGTGTACCGCGGTACCGCCGCCGTCACCTACGACACCGACCGCCGTGTCGGCTGCAGCTGGAAGGCCGACGCCCCGTACGCCTCCCACCACCTCACGGTCGACTTCGAGCGCGTCGTCTCCTACGACGGGGCGGTGAGCGACGAGGACCGGGCGCAGGAGGTCTTCGCGGAGAAACAGGCCGGCGCCCAGCTGCCGGTCGCCGTCGACCCCCGTGACGAGAAGGGGCAGGAGTCCACGGCCCCCACCGCGTCCCCCACAAAGTCCACGACACCGGCGACACCGGCGGCACCTACGACGTCCACGGCACCCGCGACTCCGCCGACGACACCATCCACACCGGCGGGCACAGGAACGCCGTCGGGCACCGGCACCGCCGACGGACTGGAGCCGCGCGTGCTCGAGAACCTCGGCGACGCCGCCTTCCTCGACGACGTCCTCACCGGGGCCGGGGCCGGATCCACCGCCCAGCGCCGCACCGTGAGCGTGGTCTTCCGCACATCGAACGTCATCGTGACCATCGTGTACGCCGAGCAGGCGGCCGTCACGACAGAGGTGCCGGACAGCAAGGAACTGCAGGAAAAGGCACAGAGTCTGGCCCGCGGACTCGTCGAGCAGTTCACCGGCTGA